The DNA window TTGGGCAGTGCATATGCTGACCACAAGGCAGAAGCAAGGGTTGGAGAATCCAGCTAATAACTATCTGACCACTGACACCCTGTCTCTGTCATTCACCACAGTCTTTGTTCACTAAATGAAAACTCTCTGAATTTGTTGTCCTCTCTTTCTTGCACCATTGTTCTAGGTTTGCAGTGTCATTTGATTCCCTGCAGGAAGATGtgaagaaagatggagaaagaatCCACTCTTCATCGAGGAGGATGCTACATTGAGGCCTCCCTCTTTCCTAGGTCCCACTTCTTTTATGAGTAGCACCTTAGCCCCTTTGTCAAACAGCTAAATTAAAATTGCACCGAGAATTCTAGATTCTTCAGCCAGCAAGTACATGTTGAGTGCTACTTTGAGTTGGACGCAGAAATCTTAGCACATATTTGGAGAGTTTACACTCTGGCTTGAAATGGGGCTACCTCCAAGGAGACAGCAGAAAACACTGCACAAAGAAGTGGGATCTAAACTACCATAAGTGACATAAGGTAAACACCAACAACCAACTCTCAGAAATAAGCAAgtcttgatttttaatatttgttagtCCCTGAGATAAAGAATATTTTTTCCATAGATTTAAATGTGGCAAACATGCAATATCTGAGTATGGAGCTGGGAAATGGTGTGTGCAGCCTGCTGCTGTGCTGAGGTAATACAATCAGGCTCCAGCACACCAGTGGGTGCAATCCTTAGGAAAGAAATGGGGATGAGGAATTGGGTTATTATGACAGGCTTTCATGGCTGTGGTAGGCAATGAGCTGGGTCTTAAAATGCTCATATGAAactatcttaaaaattaaaagcagatgTATTTGCATTTGATAGGATTGAAAATTCTACAGTCTTAAAGGCAAGAATGAAAATATAACTTCTTGTGGAATGTAGATGTGTATTGGGAAGGATGAGGGCGTCCTTCCATAGTAAGGACCTAGGATCTGAATGGGCTCTAAGGACTAAAGGGCATTCTAGGTAAGACTTAACAATATGCATAGGCAGAGATTTGATAATGGATATTCGAATGTTCCTATGCTTTGGGGAGGTTATTTCTAGAGCAGAGGTTGGTGTAAAGGCAAATTGAGTTTCGGAGAAAGTCAGTGAATGCTGTGATGATCCTTATCAGTCCACTAGAGATGTCTTCCCCAGATTACAAAAGCAGTGTATGACTAGTATATTAGAACTCAGACATTCTGCCTAAATCTCCAACTCCAACTCTGCAGCTGAAGCcactgtagacacacacacacaaagacaagtaCTTTGTCCCAGATCTCATGTTTCAACATCCACCGCCTCCAGATCCACATCCAGATTTTCTAAGTGCTTCCTAATTCCAATTTTTCATAGTGTCTCTCTCCAATCCTTATCCCAAGAATCAATCTTACCAAAAGTCAAATGAGAATATTGTAAGTATTAACTCTGGAGAAGTAGGTAAAATGTTACAATTTAATATGATGTAAGAGGATAggaatatagttcagtggtagagtgtttgcttagcatgcacaagatcCTAAAGACAAACAACACGGCATTATATGGTGTTGTGTGATAAAATATGATGTCATACAGTGGAATGCAAAAAGTCTAATACATAGAGCGATATACAGCTCATcaatttttattatgcattttgcTCATTTTGATAAGTCTTCAGATCTATAagatctggggattgaacccagattcTCTGTAAGAGAAGAAAGGACTCTAACTACTGAATCAGTTCTTACCCCAGGCCAATTTTACTTCTAATTATATTGCTGAGAATATTTCTTTATATAGCTACTCATAATTTAGACCTTTGCATTGTTTGCAGCTTCGGACTTTTAAGAAAATGGCTCTTAGGACATCTAAATATGAATATCCCTTTGTGgacacattttgtttgtttgtttgtcttgtgtaAATGCCCAGGAAAATTACAGCCATGGGTGTTGGTATagatttaatataataaaaaattgttacGTTGTTCTCCAAATAGGCTATAACACTTCACATTGCAACCGCCAATATTTAAGACTCCCAGTTCTTTCTCTTGGTTACAGTGTTGGATGTTGTTAGGCTTTTTAATTTTAGCCATCTGAGTAGGTGTGTATCtcactgtggttttgttttgcatCTCTCCAATGGCTAATGTTGCTCTGGATCCTTTCATGTGcttattaggtattttatgtACTTTTGTACATGTTTGCATATTATCCAGTTTAAAATGTGTCTTATTATTGACTTgcaaagttctttatatattctggacatAATTTCAGAGTGTTGTGTTGTGAATGCTTTCTCCTAGGGCATAGTCTATCTTTTGGTTTTTCTAACAATGATGAAGCTTAAGCTGTaattttttgtgttttaatttagGCTTTTTGTTCTTTCCCTAAAGAACCTTTTCCTTATTTGAGGGTCACAAGTTTTCATCACTTATTTTTGTCTAGAATTTTTTTATGGCTTTGTCTTTTATACATGCCtatgatttatttaaaataatttctgaaaaaGTCATGGGTTAAAATCTGAggtttgatttttctcttcatgAGTATTTTGCTCATTCCAGGAACAATTGAGACACCTTAGCTCTTTAGATATATGTTTGAATTCTGCATTCCATTGTTCTATGCGTTCATGGGGCAGTGGGCAGAAGCGTTCAATGAAGCAGAGAAGAATCAGAATAAGAGGGGGAAAAGCCAAGGCTGACAACTTTAAGGATGGAAACTTCTTCAGAGGCATTTGAGTTAATGGATTTATGAAGATAAACTTAATAAACCCAACTTGCTAGGAATTACAGAGCCAGAGAGTAAAATCTGtctttgtaattctgaaaatgaaTAGAAAGCAACAAAACAGCAGCCACAAGGAACCACAGAACTGATGATTTATGGAGTCCTACTTGCCTGTGCTTGTTTCTGTCTCACACCATGTTGATCAATATAGTAACTGAAGGAGGGTTGGTCCTAAAGTTTATAGCTCTTTCCCCAAAGTTGTCATACCATTGACTTACGATTTTCAGGATGAGAATATGGCTTGTTTCTTAGCTAGAGGATTAGATACCGTAATTATTGATTTTtgtcattttgagacaggatctttcagaGTAGCTGAGGTTGGTTGTGAACTTGTAATCATTAGACCTCTGTTACCAATTGCTAAGATTATGGACCTGAGTCATAACAGGTACCTTAACATTAGGTAGGTAATTTTGGATTTAGAAACTGGGACAGAATAACGTATACTCTAAGAAAAGTCTACTGCATTTTACATATAGTAGGTGCGACCCCAGGATGACAGCATGCATCGACTAGATTGATGCCATGAAGTCACTGAAGAAGATACAAAAGCGATATAGGATAATatagaatttgttttaaaaattatataaaattcatCATGATTTCAAGACCTACAAATGTTAAGAATGAATTAAGTTAGATATTTGGGAGATATTGCTGTAAACATAGATATGTGAAAGCAATCAACATAGAAACAGCAGAGAAAATTGAAATTTAAAGAATGGCTAGAAAAATCGGGAGCAAAGTAGAATCCACAGAGCAGGTATGTCATGGTACAGTCAGAATAAAGAGATTCATGGACAGTAACTAAATAAGCACAGGGATGACAGATACATAGTGTGGTGTCATGGAAACCACGGCTAGAGAATGTTTGCAGGAGCTAGGGTCAGACGTGTCAAACCGAAcaacaaggaaaggaagaaaaacagtctGACAGCTTTAGTAGTGGAGACTCCTTCAGTGACACTTGAGTGAATGGTTTCATAAGCATGAACACGTGATGCCAACAGGCAGCAAATCAGTGAGcatgagaaaaagaaatctattcAGTAAAACTGGAAATGAAACAGGAACAGTGAAGTAGTCACTGTATGTGCTATCCttacagtctctctgtctctctgtcttgtgtgtgtgtatgtgtgtgtgtgtgtgtgtgtatgtgtgtgtctgtctgtctgtctgtctgtctctgtcactgtctctctcatTCCAGGCTGCTGGCCTTGAGCTTACAAGATAGTTGAGGATGACCTAAAACTTCcagtccttctgtctctacctgcatGTGTGCCATCATGACAGCTCCATGCATCTTCGGTGACTGAATCCAAGTCCTCATGCATGATAGACAACCAAACCTCCAGCCTATAGACCCTCTCCTTTAAAGAAGAGGCTAGTTTTCTGTGACTCTCATAATCACATCAAATTGCCTGTTTGGTGATTTTCAAGATACTTACCAGTTAGGCTTCAAATACATCGCCCACTCTTTCCCTCTTAACAATGGAACTTATATTTTCTTCCATACTTCACATTGTCTTAAAAACTTTTCTTGATCACAGTGGAAACTAATTGTTTTCTCACTCACAGGTCTTTTCTTGAAGTCACCCAAAAGATTACTGCAATCAGCAAGTAAACATTTCTTTGGTTGAGCTTTCAGAGGTCAATTGCACAGGACTGAATGTGGTAGAAGCCACTTTGGAGTTGCTCTTCTTTGAGAGTGTGAAATTTCTGGCTCATATTTTCTTGGTGAACTCAAGTCTTGACATTTAGAATTCAACTGTAACACTGTGTAAAAAGTTTCCCAGTGACTTTGTGACCAAATCTAGCAgccggtttttttttttcaaagtccatCTTTCCCAAATACTTCATACTACTGATTCACTTCATCTATAAACATCTGTCTTCACGGTTTTCCTGACATGTCCTTTACTggtgttaattatttttaaaagtgtttaagtGGGCAACAGAACACGACTGTCTTCTTGCTGGCCCCTTTCACTTCCTAACGTCTCTagagtgtgtgagtgagcatGTGCTCAAAGTCTCCTTGCAAAGGACATTTTGCCAATGTTTATACACTTAAATTCTAAAAGGGTGTGTAAATGTTTCTTCTTCAGGGATAAATACTCCAGTTGTGACTCCTCACAAAGGAGGGGCGTTTTATTCACCTTCTCAGTGCAGTCTGTCATTATTCATTACTTTAAATCTCAGTTGCTGATTAAAGTTTCCCCTTTTAGACACCCATAGAACAGAATGCAGAGAAATAACTTCACTGAAGTGATAGAGTTCGTCTTCCTGGGATTCTCCAGCTTTGGAAAGCATCAGATAACCCTCTTTGTGGTTTTCCTAACCATCTACATTTTAACTCTGGCTGGCAACATCATTATAGTGACAATCACACACATAGACCACCACCTTCACACTCCCATGTACTTCTTTCTGAGCATGTTGGCAAGCTCAGAGACTGTGTACACACTGGTCATTGTCCCACGGATGCTTTCCAGCCTGATTTTTTACAACCTTCCCATATCCTTGGCAGGCTGCGCAACCCAAATGTTCTTTTTTGTCACCTTGGCCACCAACAACTGCTTTCTGCTCACAGCAATGGGTTATGATCGTTATGTGGCTATTTGTAATCCTCTGAGATATACAATCATCATGAGCAAGGGAATGTGTGCCTTGTTGGTTTGTGGGTCTTTAGGCACTGGCCTGGTTATGGCAGTTCTTCATGTGCCAGCCATGTTCCATTTGCCCTTTTGTGGCACGGTGGTGGAGCACTTTTTCTGTGACATATACCCAGTAATGAAGCTTTCTTGTGTTGATACCACTGTCAATGAGATAATCAATTATGGTGTAAGTTCATTTGTAATTCTTGTGCCCATAGGGCTGATATTTATCTCCTATGTGCTCATTGTCTCTTCCATCCTTAAAATTGTGTCCactgaaggccagaagaaagccTTTGCCACCTGTGCCTCTCATCTCACTGTGGTCATTGTCCACTATGGCTGTGCCTCCATTGCCTACCTCAAACCCAAATCAGAAAGTTCAGTAGAAAAAGACCTTCTTCTCTCTGTGACCTACACCATCATCACTCCCTTGCTGAACCCTGTTGTCTACAGCCTCAGGAACAAAGAAGTCAAAGATGCTCTATGCAGAGCTGTGGGCAGAAACACTTCTTAAATGATTTGAAACTTTTTGTCAGGAGAACTTTAGCTCAAGTATGTCTACTCATCAATAAGACATGATCTACATGCTCATCAAATACGGTGTCTATATAATAATGTCAAAGAGTAGAAATgcctttatttttaatgtctcagtgatggcagaaaataaaatttgggcTCTAATGTTTGGATCTCAGATCCAAGAATCATTTTATATTAGATTAAGCTTACTTCTTTAAGTTCTGGATGGTTTTGGTTTGGAGACATCTTTGGATTCTACCTTTTTAGACGCTCGGTCAAGTCCTTTATCTGGTCTCAATGTAGAGAAGAGACAATTACAACATTGTAGGAAGGAGTCCATGCACAATGAGCTGCAGGGACAGCCGTTTTCATTCCCTTCTTCATGCACAGAAGAGAAGGCTTTTGTTTTGATGAGTTAAAATCTATTCATTCCAGACAGGATTTTCTCAATTCTTATTGATTGAAAAGTAAAGACATTTGCAAGAAAAAAAAGGCCCCACATTTCATTATTTAGCTACATTAACTCTTTAAATATTATCGATTtctatgtttatttcttttttccccctgtacATTCAAAGCAACAATTCCTTGTTCTCCAGAGGCTAAGCAGTAAAGAAAACATACTGAGGGAACTTCTCTGTAGCTACGTTTTTATTGTCATACTTTTCATAATGGCTCCTTTCTACCTGTGGAAACTTTAGTGTTTAAGTTTTACATAGCATCTGAAGTGAAACTGgagttgcttttgtgtgtgtgtgtgtgtgtgtgtgtgtgtgtatgtgtgtgtgtgtgtgtgtgtgtgtgtgtgtgtgtatgtgtgtgtgtgtgtgtgtgtgtatgtgtgtgtgtgtgtgtgtgtgtgtgtgtgtggtgtgtgtgtgtgtgtgtgtgtgtgtgtgtgtgttgctgattCCAGAGGTTGAGTTAAACAGTTAAGTTTTATTCTTGcagcaaactgagcaagcttCATATTTCTCTAGGTATTTATGTTAAAATTAGCAGGTTCATAGtgcattgtttttcattttcaatagGAATGATTTGGGGGATGTTTTGTGTCATGGATATTCCCACCTGAACTGGTTTATCTCTACTCAGAGAAGAGATGAAAAGAACTCCTCAGAGACACAGATATGAAAACAACTATATTTTACCAACATTGGGACACTCATGATTACTGTATCCCCAAATCAAGTCCTAGTCCTTATTTTCCATTCTGATTCACAGAAATTGGGTTGATCATCTTCTAGGTGGCCTGTGGCTTTCTATGTTCTGTAGATGCTTATATTAAAAGTTCCAAGGCAGGATGTTGAAGGTCCTTTATATGTATCACCTGTGTCAAACCATACCAATTCAATAGTGTAATAGCTGATGTCATAACTCATGATTAATAGCTCCTGAAGAAACTTTGCAGCCTGAGTTTCATAACTAATTTGGGATGCTAGAGGTAACAGAACATTTTTGAACTTTAGAGAACAATTCACCAAATTTTATGGATAAATATGAATgtgttaatttaaatatatttttaccaATTCTTTGAGTATTTCATATAATATACTTTGATCCCATTTACTCCAAACTCCTCTTAGCTCCACCTTTCTATACCCCAAACTCTCtttgctttgattttatttaataactCATCTATTCCAATTTGTACTGTCCATACACTTCTGGTTATGGGGGCATGTTTTAGACTCTCTAGAGTGTAACTGACCTACGAGAAGTCACATCCTtaggaaaactgactctccctctccaAAAACTGATCCGTCATAGCTTTCCAGCTAGCAATGGGAATTCATGAACTCCTTCCCACTTAGTGCAAGAATGCTGACttgctatgtttttttttctccccacagAAAACCACatttgctgtgagttcatgaagaCATTGTTTTGCCCCATTACTCCCTGATCGTTGCCTCTTATAATCTTCCCATCTGCCCTTCTGTGACGATCCCTGAGAGTTGGGAAGGATGTGTAATGTTGATATCCTGTTTGTCTGTTGCACAATCCACAGACACTAATTCTCTACACTTAGATCTGTTGAGAATATCTGTGTTAACTATGAGGCACTTcccaaagaaacttctctgatgaggaccAAGAACTGCCAAATAAAGCTACTGATGGCTTTTGATTGGCAGTAAGATCATATTAGTCAATACAGTATACACATTGGTAACAGGACACGGAACAATGAAGTAGGTACTGACTAGGAAGCTTCCTGTCTCTTTGTTAGCTCCCCCACTAATAGAATTCTGCTGGGAAATTCATTGACAGTCTTATCCAGTTGGGAGCTCCATTACAGTTTTGAAAGACTTTATAGTGAGCGATATAAGTATTTCTTCCTTgcacaaatataaaacaaattttattttcctcctttagAGATCATTTGCTTCCTTTGACTATTCTTAGGATGCATCCTTTGATCCCTTTATTTTGCTTGCATGattatctttctcttctctctcctctcctctcctctcctctcctctcctctcctctcctctcctctcctctcctctcctctcctctcctctcctctcctctcctctcctctcctctcctctcctctcctctcttctcttcctttctcttcccttctctcctcttctcttttcttttcttctcttccatccacccatctgtctttctttctttgtgtgtgtctaaGATGGAGCTATCCAGGGATCAGGAGGTAAATGTATTGCTTACCATTTCTTCTACCCATTCCTTAAATGTTTGGCACCATTCCTGTCCTTTTGTCCAGCACTCACCAGTAAGTGAACAAGCCACTGGGGTAGTTGTTCTGCATGCATTAAATGATTTCCCACACTGTGCAGAAGACAGCTGGAGTGCAGCAAATGAGTGGGTAAGCCTAAGCAGTTCCAGACCCTCCCAGTAGGATGAGTCATGGACAGTGAGTCATTTGTTTCTGACTCCTGTAATTTATCCACAATACCCGTACTGCTTGCTAATGTAGGGCTATTGTCATGTCTTCACTGTTATTTTTTCCTTATCATCATTCCCCAATATCTTGCCATATTCATGttcctttatattatttttctcccTTTGTACAATTAAAAATACATCTATTCATTTAGTACCGTTTTTTGTTCAACTTTTTTGTTCATCAGAAAATGCCTATAATGTTATTTATGTACTCTAAGTACATTTTCCAAGCACTATGTGCCAAGTAATTAACTGGCTATTGGGCTACAATAATGAGTAATGCAGGAACTATTTTTCATGTTATTCATAGTTCAGTGGGGAAGTCAGACAAAATGACaagaagtacaaaaaaaaaaaaaccaaaaaacaaaaaacaaaaaatctgttAAAGGCCCATGCACAGCATCATTGCTTTGGTCAAGGGGGTATTctctttgcccctccttagaattgggaacaaaacactcatggaaggagttacagagacaaagtttggagctgagacaaaaggatggaccatctagagatgccatatccagggatccatcccataatcagcctccaaacgctgacaccattacatacactagcaagattttgctgcaaggaccctgatatagctgtctcttgtgagactatgccggggcctagcaaacacagaagtggatgctcacagtcagctattggatggatcacagggcccccaatggaggagctagagaaaatatccaaggagctaaagggaactgcaaccctataggtggaacaacattatgaactaaccagtaccccagagctcttgtctctagctgcatatgtatcagaagatggcctagttggccatcactggaaagagaggcccattggtcatgcaaactttatatgccccagtacaggggaacaccagggccaaaaagtgggagtgggtgggtaggggagtggggggggagggtatgggggacttttgggatagcactggaaatgtaaatgaggaaaatacctaataaaaatattaaaaaagaaaaaaaagaaaaatataagagcAATATAGTCAAATTTATTTAGGAGGCCAGAAAAGAATTCACAGAGAGCTGTTGTTATTTCATTAACTTTGTGTGGCACTGGGCCAACTGATGTGTGGGAGGGATGAAGAAGgttgaataagagataggaagagATTAAACAGTGGCACactagcctgaaaaaaaaaaacaaaatattagaaCAGAGGCTTCATTCTCCACTGTTGGCCCACTAATATGTTAAGTATTAGCTGAGCAAAAGGTGCTTAATAGTCTTCAGAAAGCTGAGTATGTGAGCACTGACTATAAGAATTACCATGCTTCTTAGTAGATATGACCTGTCATTTTGCTGTCTGCCTTTTGGATCCCTCTCATCTGAAGTCAATTAGAAGAAAAATGAGCAGAGTAACAAACATGGAAACACACTGGGAAGTGCTTTTCCCCACTGTAGAATTGTTTACAATATTTATTACTTCCTCACATATTTGCAACAATGAATCccttaaaagtagaaaaaaatcattattttgaaTGAACTGGGACTAATATTGAATCGATATGTTTGAACCCTAATCAGGAAAATAGCTTTGACAAACTTACAAGCAAGTGTACTTTAGCCTGAGATATGAAATCAAGAGTTAAGGTATTTCAAAAATGTATCTTTTAGAACAAAGTTATAAAAAGATTATCATGGATATCACAATTTCTATGATGTGATCTTCACAGCATTGATTTTGTAACTTCTCCAGAAAAAAGTTTTATTTGCTGTTTTTCCCATTTTCTGACTGCAACCCATGATATATTAGAAGAGAAAATGACTTCAGCACACCTAACaataagaataaaacattttatcaatgGGTACAGATTTcttgggagaagagagaaggaagtagGAAAGATAAAGTTAGAGATACATAAACAGTAGGAACATCAGAGCTTTACTTTGAAAAAGACATATTTAAAATGTGTGAAAAACATCTCAgccttgctgttgctgctgtttgagAGAACATGGGTGTTAGTTCGTGTTTGCCTCTCTATGCAGGAAGCTGGTTTGGGGAGTTTAGATGTGATGGCAATTAAAGGAAGATGTGATTTATTTGTGATATTTTATTCAATACTATTAGGATATGAAGTATCTCTTCAAAAAGCTCATGTACTAAAGCCTTGTTTTCCAGCTAAGTGTTGCTACTTGGGAAGATTCTAGAAACTTTACGATGTTGGG is part of the Mus musculus strain C57BL/6J chromosome 1, GRCm38.p6 C57BL/6J genome and encodes:
- the Olfr16 gene encoding olfactory receptor 16 → MQRNNFTEVIEFVFLGFSSFGKHQITLFVVFLTIYILTLAGNIIIVTITHIDHHLHTPMYFFLSMLASSETVYTLVIVPRMLSSLIFYNLPISLAGCATQMFFFVTLATNNCFLLTAMGYDRYVAICNPLRYTIIMSKGMCALLVCGSLGTGLVMAVLHVPAMFHLPFCGTVVEHFFCDIYPVMKLSCVDTTVNEIINYGVSSFVILVPIGLIFISYVLIVSSILKIVSTEGQKKAFATCASHLTVVIVHYGCASIAYLKPKSESSVEKDLLLSVTYTIITPLLNPVVYSLRNKEVKDALCRAVGRNTS